One segment of Vibrio mimicus DNA contains the following:
- the ybeY gene encoding rRNA maturation RNase YbeY encodes MSIELDLQLAVENENGLPIEADFAQWLTRTITPFQPQAEVTIRIVDEKESHALNLNYRGKDKPTNVLSFPFEAPTGMEMDLLGDLVICRQVVEREAIEQNKPLQAHWAHMVVHGSLHLLGYDHIEDDEAEEMESLETEIMQEMGFTDPYLAEKE; translated from the coding sequence ATGAGTATTGAACTGGATTTGCAATTGGCAGTCGAAAATGAAAACGGACTGCCAATCGAAGCGGATTTTGCCCAGTGGTTAACCCGTACAATCACCCCTTTTCAGCCACAAGCCGAAGTGACCATTCGCATTGTGGATGAAAAGGAAAGCCATGCGCTAAATTTAAATTATCGCGGCAAAGATAAACCGACCAATGTGTTATCTTTCCCGTTTGAAGCTCCTACAGGTATGGAAATGGATCTTCTCGGTGATTTGGTAATTTGCCGCCAAGTGGTTGAACGTGAAGCCATTGAGCAAAATAAGCCTTTGCAAGCACATTGGGCGCATATGGTTGTACATGGTAGTCTGCATCTGCTAGGTTATGACCACATCGAGGATGATGAAGCAGAAGAGATGGAATCTCTTGAAACCGAAATTATGCAAGAAATGGGCTTTACTGACCCGTATCTGGCAGAAAAAGAGTAA
- the rsfS gene encoding ribosome silencing factor has product MQGEALKDFLSDKADDMKAVDIVTLDVQGKSSVTDYMIVCTGTSKRHVASIAEHVANEAKLSGLQPLGMNGENEGEWVVLDMGTVMLHVMQEAPRELYQLEKLWG; this is encoded by the coding sequence TTGCAAGGTGAAGCACTCAAAGACTTTCTTTCCGACAAAGCCGATGATATGAAGGCGGTCGATATCGTTACACTTGATGTTCAAGGCAAATCCAGTGTTACCGATTATATGATTGTCTGTACCGGCACCTCGAAAAGACACGTTGCCTCTATTGCAGAGCATGTAGCGAATGAAGCCAAACTATCCGGCCTGCAACCGCTCGGTATGAACGGAGAAAATGAAGGTGAATGGGTGGTTCTAGATATGGGTACCGTGATGCTGCATGTAATGCAAGAAGCACCGCGTGAGCTATACCAACTGGAAAAACTCTGGGGTTAA
- a CDS encoding PhoH family protein, translating to MSNKIITLEINLEPSDNHRLASLCGPFDDNIKHLERRLGVEINYRGNFFTIVGKAHTAAAALDIIKTLYVETAPVRGQIADIEPEQIHLAIKESGVLEQHSESSIAHGKEVFVKTKKGVIKPRTPNQAQYLMNMVTHDITFGVGPAGTGKTYLAVAAAVDALERQEIRRILLTRPAVEAGEKLGFLPGDLSQKVDPYLRPLYDALFEMLGFERVEKLIERNVIEVAPLAYMRGRTLNDAFIILDESQNTTVEQMKMFLTRIGFNSRAVITGDVTQIDLPRGAKSGLRHAIEVLNEVEEISFNFFQADDVVRHPVVARIVNAYEKWEAQDQKERKEYEQRRREERESKLLEMQRTEMALGHNNEPNPS from the coding sequence TTGAGCAATAAAATCATAACCTTAGAAATTAATCTGGAACCTTCCGATAACCACCGACTCGCCAGCTTATGTGGCCCTTTCGATGATAACATCAAGCATCTAGAACGTCGCTTGGGAGTCGAAATCAATTACCGTGGCAATTTCTTCACCATCGTGGGTAAAGCCCATACTGCCGCTGCTGCGCTCGATATTATCAAAACACTGTATGTTGAAACTGCTCCGGTGCGTGGCCAAATTGCCGACATTGAACCTGAGCAGATTCATCTTGCGATAAAAGAATCCGGCGTTCTTGAACAGCACAGCGAATCTAGCATTGCCCACGGCAAAGAAGTGTTTGTCAAAACCAAAAAAGGCGTGATCAAACCTCGGACACCGAATCAAGCTCAATACTTGATGAATATGGTGACGCACGACATCACCTTTGGTGTTGGCCCTGCGGGTACAGGTAAAACCTACCTTGCGGTTGCAGCTGCGGTGGATGCGCTTGAGCGCCAAGAAATTCGCCGTATTTTGCTCACTCGTCCTGCGGTTGAAGCGGGAGAAAAACTTGGCTTTCTACCAGGCGATCTGAGCCAAAAAGTCGATCCCTACTTGCGCCCGCTTTACGATGCTTTGTTCGAAATGCTCGGTTTTGAGCGCGTAGAAAAACTGATTGAGCGTAACGTGATTGAAGTAGCTCCGCTTGCTTACATGCGCGGCCGCACACTGAACGATGCGTTTATTATTCTCGACGAAAGCCAAAACACCACTGTCGAGCAGATGAAAATGTTCCTGACGCGAATTGGCTTTAACTCTCGCGCCGTGATAACTGGTGACGTGACGCAAATCGACTTACCGCGCGGTGCGAAGTCAGGCCTGCGCCATGCGATTGAAGTGCTCAATGAAGTCGAAGAAATCAGCTTTAACTTCTTCCAAGCTGACGATGTGGTACGTCATCCTGTGGTAGCTCGTATCGTTAACGCTTATGAAAAGTGGGAAGCGCAAGATCAAAAAGAGCGTAAAGAGTATGAGCAGCGCCGCCGTGAAGAGCGTGAAAGCAAATTGCTCGAAATGCAACGAACTGAAATGGCACTTGGTCACAATAATGAGCCTAACCCATCATGA
- the corC gene encoding CNNM family magnesium/cobalt transport protein CorC (CorC(YbeX) belongs to the Cyclin M Mg2+ Exporter (CNNM) family, and was characterized as belonging to a set of three proteins, at least one of which must be present for CorA to function.) yields MNEDNSQNSEGPSRKSFFERLSQLFQGEPKDRQELVDVIRDSEVNDLIDHDTRDMLEGVMEIAEMRVRDIMIPRSQMVTIDRTHNLDALVAIMTDAQHSRYPVISEDKDHVEGILLAKDLLKYLGSNCAPFNIQEVIRPAVVVPESKRVDRLLKEFREERYHMAIVVDEFGGVSGLVTIEDILEEIVGDIEDEFDDEEQKDIRQLSKHTFSVKALATIEDFNHTFGTKFSDDEVDTVGGLVMTAFGHLPARGEVVDIAGYNFKVTAADNRRVVALQVTVPDLEALSQVAEE; encoded by the coding sequence ATGAACGAAGACAATTCTCAGAATTCGGAAGGTCCGAGTAGAAAGTCCTTCTTTGAACGCCTAAGTCAACTTTTTCAGGGAGAGCCGAAAGATCGCCAAGAGCTGGTCGATGTAATCCGTGACTCTGAAGTCAATGACTTGATTGACCATGACACCCGCGACATGCTCGAAGGTGTAATGGAAATCGCCGAAATGCGCGTGCGCGATATCATGATCCCACGCTCACAAATGGTCACTATCGATCGTACTCACAACCTAGATGCTTTGGTTGCCATCATGACTGATGCGCAGCACTCGCGTTATCCTGTGATCAGCGAAGACAAAGACCATGTGGAAGGCATTCTACTTGCGAAGGACTTACTCAAATATCTAGGCTCCAACTGTGCGCCATTCAATATCCAAGAAGTGATCCGTCCTGCGGTCGTGGTTCCGGAAAGCAAGCGGGTTGACCGTCTGCTCAAAGAGTTCCGTGAAGAACGTTACCATATGGCGATTGTGGTGGATGAGTTTGGCGGCGTTTCTGGCCTAGTCACCATTGAAGATATTCTGGAAGAGATCGTCGGCGACATCGAAGATGAATTCGACGACGAAGAGCAAAAAGACATTCGCCAACTGAGCAAACACACCTTCTCGGTGAAAGCGCTCGCCACAATTGAAGACTTTAACCACACTTTCGGCACAAAATTCAGTGATGATGAAGTGGATACGGTCGGTGGACTGGTGATGACGGCATTCGGCCACTTACCAGCACGCGGGGAAGTCGTAGACATTGCAGGCTACAACTTCAAAGTGACCGCGGCAGATAATCGCCGAGTGGTAGCTCTTCAAGTTACCGTTCCCGATCTGGAAGCGCTTTCGCAAGTCGCGGAAGAGTAG
- the holA gene encoding DNA polymerase III subunit delta has protein sequence MRIYAEKLAESLHKTLYPIYLVFGNEPLLIQEAKTAIEKAAQAQGFLEKHRFSADAGLDWGSVYDCCQALSLFSSRQLIEIEIPESGINAQAAKELSSLASQLHQDIILLVIGPKLTKAQENAAWLKTLALQACWVNCLTPELNRLPQFVQQRCFALGLKPDAEAVQMLAQWHEGNLFALAQSLEKLALLYPDGQLTLVRLEESLSRHNHFTPYHWMDALLEGKANRAQRILRQLMQEESEPIILIRTAQKELTQLLKWQQERQQLGNLGGLFDRYRVWQNRRPLYSAALQRLPSTTLFRLVGLLAKAELLAKTQYEQPVWPILQQLSLECCNPQANLPLLQ, from the coding sequence ATGCGCATTTACGCTGAAAAACTCGCTGAATCACTGCACAAAACGCTCTATCCGATTTACCTCGTATTCGGTAATGAGCCGCTGCTGATCCAAGAAGCTAAAACCGCCATCGAAAAAGCGGCACAAGCCCAAGGCTTTTTGGAGAAACATAGATTTAGCGCGGATGCAGGACTCGATTGGGGTTCAGTGTATGACTGTTGTCAGGCGCTGAGTCTGTTTTCGTCTCGTCAATTAATTGAGATTGAGATCCCTGAATCAGGAATCAATGCACAAGCGGCGAAAGAGCTAAGCTCACTCGCAAGCCAACTGCATCAAGATATTATCTTGCTCGTGATTGGCCCAAAACTGACTAAGGCACAAGAAAATGCAGCTTGGCTAAAAACACTTGCGCTGCAAGCCTGCTGGGTCAATTGCCTTACGCCTGAACTGAACCGTTTACCTCAGTTTGTTCAGCAGCGCTGTTTTGCACTCGGTTTAAAACCGGATGCAGAAGCCGTACAGATGTTAGCGCAGTGGCATGAAGGCAACCTTTTTGCTTTAGCACAAAGTCTAGAAAAACTGGCTCTTCTCTACCCTGATGGTCAACTTACTTTAGTGCGTTTAGAAGAGTCGCTGAGCCGTCACAACCATTTCACGCCTTACCATTGGATGGATGCCTTATTGGAAGGCAAAGCCAATCGTGCGCAACGGATTCTTCGTCAATTAATGCAAGAAGAGAGTGAACCGATTATTTTGATCCGTACTGCGCAAAAAGAGCTCACGCAACTGCTCAAATGGCAACAAGAACGCCAACAGTTAGGCAATCTCGGTGGCCTATTTGATCGTTACCGTGTATGGCAAAATCGTAGACCACTCTACTCAGCCGCTCTACAGCGCTTACCGAGTACAACACTGTTTCGGCTCGTTGGGCTATTGGCCAAAGCCGAATTACTGGCAAAAACGCAATATGAACAACCAGTTTGGCCAATCTTGCAGCAACTAAGCCTCGAATGCTGCAATCCCCAGGCAAACCTACCGTTGCTACAGTAA
- the miaB gene encoding tRNA (N6-isopentenyl adenosine(37)-C2)-methylthiotransferase MiaB produces MSKKLLIKTWGCQMNEYDSSKMADLLNAANGYELTEIPEEADVLLLNTCSIREKAQEKVFHQLGRWKTLKDKKPGVVIGVGGCVATQEGDSIRDRAPYVDVIFGPQTLHRLPEMIKQSQISEAPVMDISFPEIEKFDRLPEPRAEGPTAFVSIMEGCSKYCTYCVVPYTRGEEVSRPMDDVLFEIAQLAEQGVREVNLLGQNVNAYRGATHDGEICSFAELLRLVATIDGIDRIRFTTSHPLEFTDDIIAVYEDTPELVSFLHLPVQSGSDRILTMMKRPHTAIEYKSIIRKLRKARPDIQISSDFIVGFPGETDKDFQDTMKLIRDVDFDMSFSFIFSPRPGTPAADYPCDLSEEVKKERLYELQQQINSQAMRYSRLMLGTEQRILVEGPSKKDLMELRGRTENNRVVNFEGSPELIGQFVDVKIVDVFANSLRGELVRTEQEMNLRIATSPSEMKAKTRREDELGVATFTP; encoded by the coding sequence ATGAGTAAGAAACTGCTAATTAAAACTTGGGGCTGCCAGATGAACGAGTACGATTCATCAAAAATGGCTGACCTGCTTAATGCTGCAAACGGCTATGAGCTGACAGAAATACCCGAGGAAGCAGACGTTTTACTCCTAAACACCTGTTCGATCCGTGAAAAAGCTCAGGAAAAAGTGTTCCACCAACTTGGTCGTTGGAAAACCCTGAAAGACAAAAAACCTGGCGTAGTGATCGGCGTTGGTGGTTGTGTGGCGACTCAAGAAGGCGATTCGATTCGTGATCGTGCGCCCTATGTCGATGTGATCTTTGGCCCACAAACGCTGCACCGCCTACCAGAAATGATTAAACAATCGCAAATCAGCGAAGCGCCAGTAATGGATATCTCTTTCCCTGAGATTGAGAAGTTCGATCGCCTGCCAGAACCTCGTGCGGAAGGCCCTACTGCCTTTGTTTCTATCATGGAAGGTTGCTCAAAATACTGTACTTACTGCGTAGTGCCTTACACTCGTGGTGAAGAAGTCAGCCGCCCAATGGATGATGTGCTGTTTGAAATCGCTCAACTTGCGGAACAAGGTGTGCGTGAAGTCAACCTGCTTGGCCAAAACGTGAACGCTTACCGTGGTGCAACTCATGACGGTGAGATTTGCTCTTTTGCTGAGTTACTGCGTCTGGTAGCAACGATTGACGGCATCGACCGCATTCGCTTTACCACTAGCCACCCACTCGAATTTACCGATGATATTATTGCGGTGTACGAAGACACCCCAGAGTTAGTAAGCTTCTTGCACTTACCAGTACAAAGTGGTAGCGATCGCATTCTGACTATGATGAAGCGCCCGCACACAGCCATTGAGTATAAGTCCATCATCCGTAAACTGCGTAAAGCGCGTCCTGATATTCAAATCAGCTCTGATTTTATCGTTGGCTTCCCGGGTGAAACCGACAAAGATTTCCAAGACACCATGAAGCTGATCCGTGATGTCGATTTCGATATGAGCTTTAGCTTTATCTTCTCCCCTCGACCTGGCACACCAGCCGCCGACTATCCATGTGATCTTTCGGAAGAAGTGAAGAAAGAGCGTCTGTACGAACTGCAACAGCAGATCAACAGTCAAGCCATGCGTTACTCACGCCTGATGCTGGGTACTGAACAACGTATTTTAGTTGAAGGTCCATCGAAGAAAGATTTGATGGAACTACGTGGGCGTACCGAAAATAACCGTGTGGTTAACTTCGAAGGTTCACCAGAACTGATCGGTCAGTTTGTTGATGTGAAGATTGTCGATGTGTTCGCCAACTCACTGCGTGGTGAATTGGTACGCACCGAACAAGAGATGAATCTGCGTATTGCGACCTCTCCATCAGAAATGAAAGCGAAGACTCGCCGCGAGGATGAGCTTGGGGTTGCTACATTTACTCCTTAA
- a CDS encoding zinc ribbon-containing protein yields the protein MPKQKASYEALLEEVVETLKHSSNGVNEIVESSAKYVDAANDLTKDELALVSAYVKADLKEFSQSFEQSKSGPFYLMITNSIWQGLLDITDRTKVEWVELFADLEHQGLYQAGEMIGLGVLVCDQCGHKMEFNHPTEIEPCIQCGGKAFSRQPLKP from the coding sequence ATGCCAAAACAGAAAGCAAGTTATGAAGCCTTACTGGAAGAGGTCGTAGAAACGCTCAAACACAGCTCGAATGGGGTCAATGAGATCGTTGAATCATCAGCGAAATACGTGGATGCCGCGAATGATTTGACCAAGGATGAGCTGGCGTTAGTCTCTGCTTATGTGAAAGCGGATCTTAAAGAGTTCTCACAAAGCTTCGAGCAGAGCAAAAGCGGCCCATTTTATCTGATGATCACCAATTCTATCTGGCAGGGGCTACTGGATATCACTGACCGTACCAAGGTTGAGTGGGTAGAGCTGTTTGCCGATTTAGAACACCAAGGTTTGTATCAAGCGGGTGAAATGATCGGTCTTGGCGTTTTGGTGTGTGATCAATGTGGTCATAAAATGGAGTTTAACCATCCCACAGAAATAGAGCCTTGCATCCAATGTGGCGGAAAAGCGTTTAGCCGCCAACCTCTCAAACCCTAG
- the leuS gene encoding leucine--tRNA ligase: MQEQYNPQDIEHKVQQHWDNNKTFVVSEDPNKEKFYCLSMFPYPSGRLHMGHVRNYTIGDVVSRFQRLQGKNVMQPIGWDAFGLPAENAAVKNNTAPAPWTYENIEYMKNQLKLLGFGYDWNREFATCRPEYYRWEQEFFTKLFEKGLVYKKTSSVNWCPNDQTVLANEQVEDGCCWRCDTPVEQKEIPQWFIKITAYAQELLDDLDNLDGWPEMVKTMQRNWIGRSEGVELKFAVKGENTDLEVYTTRPDTLMGVTYVGIAAGHPLAAKAAANNPALATFIDECKNTKVAEAEIATMEKKGMATGLTAIHPLNGREVPIYIANFVLMDYGTGAVMAVPAHDQRDFEFATKYGLDIIPVIKPADGSELDVSEAAYTEKGVLFASGEFDGLDFQAAFNAIAAKLEAEGKGKKTVNFRLRDWGVSRQRYWGAPIPMVTTEDGQVHPVPADQLPVILPEDVVMDGVTSPIKADKEWAKTTFNGEPALRETDTFDTFMESSWYYARYCSPQADDILDPEKANYWLPVDQYIGGIEHACMHLLYSRFFHKLLRDAGYVKSDEPFKKLLCQGMVLADAFYYTNEKGGKEWVSPTEVKVERDGKGRIVSAVDTTGRQVEHSGMIKMSKSKNNGIDPQEMVDKYGADTVRLFMMFASPADMTLEWQESGVEGANRFLRRVWKLVREHTELGQAPALDASALNADQKALRRDVHKTIAKVTDDVARRQTFNTAIAAIMELMNKLTKAPMTEAQDRAILDEALKAITLMLYPITPHICFEMWAALGESDIDTASWPTYDEAALVEDEKLIVLQVNGKLRGKLTVAADATQQQVEALGMQDENVQKFIDGLTVRKVIYVPGKLLNIVAN, translated from the coding sequence ATGCAAGAGCAATACAACCCGCAAGATATTGAACACAAGGTTCAACAGCACTGGGACAACAACAAAACCTTCGTTGTAAGTGAAGACCCAAACAAAGAAAAATTCTACTGTCTTTCTATGTTCCCGTACCCAAGTGGCCGACTGCATATGGGTCACGTGCGTAACTACACCATCGGTGATGTAGTCTCTCGCTTCCAACGTCTGCAAGGCAAAAACGTTATGCAACCTATCGGTTGGGATGCTTTTGGTCTGCCAGCTGAAAACGCAGCAGTAAAAAACAATACTGCGCCGGCACCTTGGACTTACGAAAACATCGAATACATGAAAAACCAGCTCAAACTACTGGGTTTTGGTTATGACTGGAATCGTGAATTCGCAACTTGTCGCCCTGAGTACTACCGTTGGGAGCAAGAGTTCTTCACTAAGCTGTTTGAAAAAGGCTTAGTTTACAAAAAGACCTCATCAGTCAACTGGTGTCCAAACGACCAAACGGTTCTGGCTAACGAACAAGTTGAAGACGGTTGCTGCTGGCGTTGTGACACACCGGTTGAGCAAAAAGAGATCCCTCAGTGGTTTATTAAGATCACTGCATACGCACAAGAGCTGCTTGACGATCTGGATAACCTAGACGGTTGGCCTGAAATGGTCAAAACCATGCAGCGCAACTGGATTGGCCGCTCTGAAGGTGTGGAACTGAAATTTGCCGTTAAAGGTGAAAACACCGATCTTGAAGTGTACACCACGCGTCCAGACACTCTGATGGGTGTCACTTATGTCGGTATCGCCGCAGGTCACCCTCTAGCGGCTAAAGCTGCTGCCAATAACCCAGCACTCGCCACCTTCATTGATGAATGTAAAAACACCAAGGTTGCAGAAGCTGAGATCGCTACCATGGAAAAGAAAGGCATGGCAACAGGCCTAACCGCGATCCATCCTCTCAACGGCCGTGAAGTGCCTATCTACATCGCAAATTTCGTGTTGATGGATTACGGTACTGGTGCGGTAATGGCAGTGCCTGCGCACGATCAACGTGACTTTGAATTCGCGACCAAATACGGCCTCGACATCATCCCAGTGATTAAGCCTGCCGATGGTAGCGAGCTGGATGTCTCTGAAGCGGCTTACACTGAAAAGGGTGTTCTTTTCGCTTCTGGCGAATTTGATGGTTTGGATTTCCAAGCTGCCTTTAATGCGATTGCTGCGAAATTAGAAGCAGAAGGCAAAGGAAAGAAAACCGTTAACTTCCGTCTGCGTGACTGGGGCGTATCTCGTCAGCGTTACTGGGGTGCTCCAATCCCTATGGTGACCACGGAGGATGGCCAAGTCCACCCAGTACCAGCAGACCAATTGCCAGTTATCCTGCCAGAAGATGTGGTGATGGATGGCGTAACTAGCCCAATCAAAGCTGATAAAGAGTGGGCAAAAACCACCTTTAACGGTGAACCAGCATTGCGTGAAACCGATACCTTCGACACTTTTATGGAGTCATCATGGTACTACGCACGTTACTGTTCACCACAAGCGGATGACATTTTAGATCCAGAGAAAGCCAACTACTGGCTGCCAGTTGATCAATACATCGGTGGTATTGAACACGCGTGTATGCACCTGCTCTATTCACGCTTCTTCCACAAACTGCTGCGTGATGCAGGTTATGTGAAGAGCGATGAGCCGTTCAAAAAGCTCCTGTGTCAAGGCATGGTACTGGCAGATGCCTTCTACTACACCAATGAAAAAGGTGGTAAAGAGTGGGTGTCTCCAACAGAAGTTAAAGTAGAACGTGATGGTAAAGGCCGCATCGTTTCTGCAGTGGACACCACTGGTCGTCAAGTTGAACACTCAGGCATGATCAAAATGTCTAAGTCGAAAAACAACGGCATCGACCCACAAGAGATGGTCGATAAGTACGGCGCTGACACAGTACGTCTGTTCATGATGTTTGCTTCACCAGCGGACATGACACTGGAATGGCAAGAGTCCGGCGTTGAAGGTGCGAACCGCTTCCTACGTCGTGTATGGAAACTGGTACGAGAGCACACTGAGCTAGGCCAAGCTCCGGCTCTGGATGCTTCAGCACTGAATGCAGACCAAAAAGCACTGCGCCGCGATGTACACAAAACCATCGCTAAAGTGACCGATGACGTAGCGCGTCGCCAAACGTTCAACACGGCGATTGCAGCGATCATGGAACTGATGAACAAGCTGACGAAAGCGCCAATGACGGAAGCGCAAGATCGCGCGATTCTGGATGAAGCACTGAAAGCCATCACACTCATGCTTTACCCAATTACACCGCATATCTGTTTTGAAATGTGGGCGGCATTAGGTGAAAGCGACATCGACACTGCAAGCTGGCCGACTTACGATGAAGCTGCTCTGGTGGAAGATGAAAAGCTGATCGTCCTGCAAGTGAATGGCAAACTGCGCGGTAAACTCACTGTCGCGGCTGATGCAACTCAACAACAAGTTGAAGCGTTGGGCATGCAAGATGAAAACGTACAGAAGTTCATTGATGGTCTGACCGTACGTAAAGTAATTTACGTACCAGGCAAATTGCTAAACATCGTTGCCAACTAA
- the lptE gene encoding LPS assembly lipoprotein LptE, with translation MRNSLFSTLKWSLLILTTSLLTACGFHLRGDYSIPHELSSMSLTSYDQYSGFTRMVHRQLRLNKIDLQAPAENLPNLHLLSESTGERTLSLYQNTRAAEIELTFVASYRVTVPELGSRTFTTSVTRSYLDNPLTALAKSVERDMIEDEMRKLAATQIVRQMARLKADFERKTFDDENIENDGVTDYQIDTQELPAEVSAQDKSE, from the coding sequence ATGCGTAACTCTCTTTTCTCTACTTTGAAATGGTCACTGTTGATACTGACAACAAGCTTACTGACTGCTTGTGGCTTCCACTTACGCGGAGATTACAGTATCCCACATGAGCTCTCGAGTATGTCTCTGACCAGTTATGACCAATACAGTGGCTTTACTCGCATGGTGCATCGTCAGTTACGTCTCAATAAAATTGATCTGCAAGCTCCAGCTGAAAATCTGCCCAATCTGCATCTCTTAAGTGAAAGCACTGGCGAGCGCACTTTATCGCTTTATCAGAATACGCGTGCCGCAGAAATTGAACTCACTTTTGTCGCAAGCTATCGCGTCACCGTACCTGAGCTGGGCAGCCGCACGTTTACAACCAGTGTTACTCGCAGCTACTTAGACAACCCACTGACTGCACTAGCGAAATCTGTCGAGCGCGACATGATTGAGGATGAAATGCGCAAACTGGCAGCAACCCAAATAGTACGCCAAATGGCTCGTCTCAAAGCCGACTTTGAACGCAAAACCTTCGATGATGAAAATATTGAAAACGATGGAGTGACCGATTACCAAATCGATACTCAAGAACTTCCTGCAGAGGTTTCAGCACAAGACAAAAGTGAATAG
- the lnt gene encoding apolipoprotein N-acyltransferase has product MKTLLHHRLMRPLAAAFVGVITPLAFAPYQFWPLALFSPFILLLLLNQQSTKRAALIGFAWGLGQFAVGISWVHVSIDTFGGMPKIASLFLMTLLVGYLALYPSLFGWLLNRLFPNNSRSKWLCAAPALWLITDWLRGWVMTGFPWLWLGYSQIDSPLANFAPIGGVELITLLLLFCAGSLAYAVLNRRWLMAFIPLVVYATGYGLQAMQWVTPQTERTASLALIQGNIEQGLKWLPSQRWPTIMKYTDLTRENWDADVIIWPEAAIPAFEYEISSFLHNLDAAARMNQSAVITGIINQSEDKQFFNSVLTLGDTPQGEYRYDPTERYHKYHLLPFGEFVPFEDILRPLAPFFNLPMSSFSQGAYIQPNLIAKGFAFAAALCYEIIFNEQVRDNVTPDTDFLLTLSNDAWFGRSIGPLQHMEIARMRALELGKPLIRATNNGVTAVTDERGRIVAQLPQFETGVLKATVTPTRGSTPYYQWGTAPLYIWVGLALVFAFWRQRRTK; this is encoded by the coding sequence ATGAAAACTCTATTACATCATCGCCTAATGCGGCCGCTTGCGGCCGCTTTTGTTGGCGTCATAACTCCTCTGGCTTTTGCCCCTTATCAGTTTTGGCCTTTGGCCTTATTCAGCCCATTTATCCTACTCCTTCTCTTAAACCAGCAAAGCACTAAACGAGCTGCTCTGATCGGTTTTGCATGGGGACTAGGGCAATTTGCTGTAGGTATTAGTTGGGTACACGTCAGTATTGATACCTTTGGTGGCATGCCCAAAATCGCCAGCCTGTTTTTAATGACTCTATTGGTCGGCTATCTGGCGCTTTATCCAAGCCTTTTCGGCTGGCTACTTAATCGCTTGTTTCCGAACAACTCACGCAGTAAATGGCTGTGTGCTGCCCCAGCTTTGTGGCTGATTACCGATTGGCTACGTGGTTGGGTGATGACGGGTTTTCCTTGGCTGTGGCTTGGTTACAGTCAAATTGATAGCCCTCTTGCCAACTTTGCCCCCATCGGTGGCGTAGAGCTCATCACTCTGTTACTGCTGTTTTGTGCAGGTAGCTTAGCTTATGCCGTGCTTAATCGCCGTTGGCTGATGGCTTTCATCCCTCTTGTGGTTTACGCAACCGGTTATGGCCTCCAAGCCATGCAGTGGGTCACCCCACAAACTGAGCGCACAGCCTCACTGGCCTTGATTCAAGGCAATATCGAACAGGGATTGAAATGGCTGCCTAGCCAGCGCTGGCCAACCATCATGAAATACACCGATCTTACTCGCGAAAACTGGGATGCCGATGTAATCATTTGGCCAGAAGCAGCGATCCCCGCTTTTGAATATGAAATCTCCTCATTTCTGCATAATCTTGATGCTGCAGCTCGGATGAACCAGAGCGCAGTGATCACAGGCATTATTAACCAAAGTGAAGATAAGCAATTCTTTAACAGTGTGTTAACACTCGGAGATACCCCTCAAGGTGAGTATCGTTATGATCCAACCGAGCGTTACCATAAGTACCACTTACTGCCTTTTGGTGAATTTGTCCCTTTTGAGGATATTTTAAGGCCATTGGCACCTTTCTTTAATTTGCCGATGTCCTCCTTCAGCCAAGGGGCATATATCCAACCCAACTTGATTGCTAAAGGTTTCGCGTTTGCAGCGGCACTTTGTTACGAAATCATTTTCAATGAACAAGTGCGTGATAATGTGACACCAGACACCGACTTCCTGCTGACACTTTCCAATGACGCTTGGTTTGGTCGCTCAATTGGCCCGTTGCAGCACATGGAAATTGCACGCATGCGCGCACTTGAGTTGGGCAAACCACTGATCCGCGCCACCAACAATGGAGTGACGGCCGTCACTGACGAACGCGGACGCATCGTAGCTCAGTTGCCACAATTTGAAACAGGAGTGCTAAAAGCCACCGTGACACCCACTCGTGGTAGCACCCCGTACTACCAATGGGGCACGGCTCCACTCTATATTTGGGTAGGTTTAGCGCTTGTTTTTGCTTTCTGGCGACAACGCCGAACAAAATAA